The Paraphotobacterium marinum genome contains a region encoding:
- a CDS encoding MerR family transcriptional regulator, whose amino-acid sequence MIKEIAEKFDLKKDTIRYYDKIGLLKPSDRKQNGYRLYSISDFKKLSFILKAKSIGLSLKAIKDLVNMYENPSSYSCKEVKEVASNEISKLNQKINELEQMKKKLIFLEKSCLNDSSRDASNCSILNNLKEKNL is encoded by the coding sequence TTGATTAAAGAAATAGCAGAAAAGTTTGATTTAAAAAAAGACACAATAAGATATTACGATAAAATAGGTTTACTTAAACCGAGTGACAGAAAACAAAATGGTTATAGATTATACTCAATTAGTGATTTTAAGAAATTAAGTTTTATATTAAAAGCCAAAAGTATAGGGTTAAGCCTAAAAGCTATTAAGGATTTAGTCAATATGTATGAAAACCCTTCGAGCTACTCCTGTAAAGAAGTTAAAGAAGTTGCATCAAATGAAATTAGTAAGCTGAATCAAAAAATAAATGAGTTGGAACAAATGAAGAAAAAGCTAATTTTTTTAGAAAAAAGTTGTCTAAATGACAGCAGTAGGGATGCAAGTAATTGCTCAATTCTGAATAACTTAAAAGAAAAGAATCTATGA
- the fis gene encoding DNA-binding transcriptional regulator Fis, translating into MLEQNLSEEHFIVKTVTSQDKIIHKPLRDSVKASLKKYFSQLQGKEVNDLYDLVLAEVERPLLDQIMQHTRGNQTKAATMMGINRGTLRKKLKKYGMN; encoded by the coding sequence ATGTTAGAACAAAATTTATCTGAAGAGCATTTCATTGTCAAAACAGTTACATCTCAAGATAAAATTATACATAAACCCCTTAGAGATTCTGTAAAAGCATCTTTAAAAAAATATTTTTCTCAATTACAAGGAAAAGAGGTTAATGATCTGTATGATTTAGTTTTAGCAGAGGTTGAAAGACCATTGTTGGATCAAATTATGCAACATACCCGAGGAAATCAAACTAAAGCAGCGACAATGATGGGTATTAACAGAGGTACTTTAAGAAAAAAACTTAAAAAGTATGGTATGAACTAA
- the dusB gene encoding tRNA dihydrouridine synthase DusB — MNIGPYNLKNKLLAAPMAGITDNPFRKLCLKYGADIAYSEMVSSNPSCWSTNKSQLRAISVDEDIKVTQIAGSEPHLLAEAAKYNVDKGSQIIDINMGCPAKKVNKKLSGSALLKDEALVKKILKSVVDSVSVPVTLKIRTGWSLNNKNCVTIAKIAEDSGVQALTVHGRTRECMFKGTIDYESIKKVKKAINIPVIANGDIVSPQKAKYVLDFTGADAIMIGRAAQGNPWIFKEISQYLLNQKEMFSAPSLEEKKKDIIDHLEGLYSLYGDYLGTRIARKHVIWYLMPYEYFKQCKRRFTMLEQPHEQLSFINQFFQKQL, encoded by the coding sequence TTGAATATTGGTCCTTATAATTTAAAGAATAAATTGTTAGCTGCTCCAATGGCAGGAATTACTGATAATCCATTTAGAAAGCTCTGTCTAAAGTATGGTGCTGATATCGCTTACAGTGAAATGGTTTCATCAAATCCATCATGTTGGAGTACAAATAAATCTCAATTAAGGGCAATATCTGTAGACGAAGATATTAAAGTCACACAAATAGCAGGTTCAGAGCCACATCTTTTAGCTGAGGCTGCAAAATATAATGTTGATAAAGGTTCTCAAATAATTGATATCAACATGGGATGTCCTGCAAAAAAGGTTAACAAGAAGCTCTCTGGATCCGCTTTATTAAAAGATGAAGCTTTAGTTAAAAAAATTTTAAAATCGGTTGTTGACTCTGTATCGGTTCCAGTAACCTTAAAGATAAGAACAGGCTGGTCATTAAATAATAAGAACTGTGTGACAATAGCTAAAATTGCAGAAGACTCTGGAGTTCAAGCTTTAACTGTTCATGGTCGAACAAGAGAGTGTATGTTTAAAGGCACAATTGATTATGAAAGTATCAAAAAAGTAAAGAAAGCAATAAATATTCCTGTGATAGCTAATGGCGATATAGTTAGCCCTCAAAAAGCTAAATATGTATTAGATTTCACCGGTGCTGATGCAATAATGATTGGTCGTGCAGCTCAAGGTAATCCTTGGATTTTTAAAGAAATATCACAATATTTGCTAAACCAAAAAGAAATGTTTTCAGCTCCATCATTGGAAGAGAAAAAAAAGGATATTATTGATCACCTCGAAGGATTATATAGTCTATATGGCGATTATTTAGGTACAAGAATCGCAAGAAAACATGTTATATGGTATTTAATGCCATACGAATATTTTAAACAATGTAAGAGAAGGTTTACAATGCTTGAGCAGCCACATGAACAGCTCAGTTTTATAAATCAATTTTTTCAAAAACAATTATAA